The following coding sequences are from one Oryzisolibacter sp. LB2S window:
- a CDS encoding lytic murein transglycosylase: protein MRFPIPAAALVLATLGGCAATNTPTNTPTATPTSAPTATTAARTPPPAAAPATSLPAQAPEPQPAGASELARTIAGFHAWLRGFAREAVAAGIRQQTVDSLLERAQWQPRVLEADRAQPEFTRTPWAYLDSAVSPQRVAQGSEQLRLHAAALEAAERRYGVPASIITAIWGMESNYGQNFGSFGTIDALATLAYDGRRRDWARGELLAALRIVDSGEIAADALVGSWAGAMGHTQFLPSVYLAHAVDADGDGRRDIWGSVPDVIASTANFLAHSGWHGGEPWGVEVRLPAGFDYAQAELAARKDAAAWAAEGVRAIHGDALPPLQGASILTPAGARGPAILVGRNFRALLRYNNSVNYALAVGVLARQIDGGQGLVTPWPRTLQALSRTETLALQQRLNALGFDSGSADGVAGPATRAALRRYQQSLGLPADGYATRELLERLLQGRPD, encoded by the coding sequence ATGCGTTTCCCGATTCCTGCCGCGGCCCTGGTGCTCGCAACCCTGGGCGGCTGCGCCGCCACCAACACCCCGACCAACACCCCGACCGCTACCCCAACTTCCGCCCCAACCGCCACCACGGCGGCCCGCACACCGCCCCCCGCCGCGGCCCCCGCCACATCCCTGCCCGCGCAAGCACCCGAGCCCCAGCCTGCCGGCGCGAGCGAGCTGGCGCGCACCATCGCGGGCTTTCACGCCTGGCTGCGGGGCTTTGCGAGGGAGGCCGTGGCCGCCGGCATTCGTCAGCAGACCGTGGACAGCCTGCTGGAGCGGGCACAGTGGCAGCCGCGCGTGCTGGAGGCCGACCGCGCCCAGCCGGAGTTCACGCGCACCCCCTGGGCCTATCTGGACAGCGCCGTATCGCCCCAACGCGTGGCCCAGGGCAGCGAGCAGCTGCGCCTGCACGCGGCGGCCCTGGAGGCGGCCGAGCGGCGCTACGGCGTACCGGCCAGCATCATCACGGCCATCTGGGGCATGGAGAGCAACTACGGCCAGAACTTCGGCAGCTTCGGCACCATCGATGCGCTGGCCACGCTGGCCTATGACGGGCGCCGCCGGGACTGGGCGCGCGGCGAGCTGCTGGCGGCGCTGCGCATCGTCGACAGCGGGGAGATCGCCGCCGACGCGCTCGTGGGCTCCTGGGCCGGTGCCATGGGGCACACGCAGTTTCTGCCCTCCGTCTACCTGGCCCATGCCGTCGATGCGGACGGCGACGGCCGGCGCGACATCTGGGGCAGCGTGCCCGACGTGATCGCGTCCACGGCCAACTTCCTCGCGCATTCGGGCTGGCATGGCGGCGAGCCCTGGGGCGTGGAGGTGCGGCTGCCTGCGGGCTTCGACTACGCCCAGGCCGAGCTTGCCGCGCGCAAGGACGCGGCGGCCTGGGCCGCAGAGGGCGTGCGCGCCATCCATGGCGATGCGCTGCCGCCGCTGCAGGGCGCCTCCATCCTCACGCCCGCCGGCGCGCGTGGCCCGGCCATTCTGGTGGGGCGCAACTTCCGCGCCCTGCTGCGCTACAACAACTCGGTCAACTACGCGCTGGCCGTGGGCGTGCTGGCGCGCCAGATCGACGGCGGCCAGGGCCTGGTGACGCCCTGGCCGCGCACGCTCCAGGCCCTGTCGCGCACGGAGACGCTGGCCCTGCAGCAACGGCTCAACGCCCTGGGCTTCGACAGCGGCAGCGCCGACGGCGTGGCCGGCCCGGCCACGCGCGCGGCGCTGCGCCGCTACCAGCAAAGCCTGGGCCTGCCGGCCGACGGCTACGCCACGCGCGAGCTGCTCGAGCGGCTGCTGCAAGGCCGGCCCGACTGA
- the sbcB gene encoding exodeoxyribonuclease I — protein sequence MHTFLWHDYETFGADTRRDRPAQFAAIRTDAELNEIGTPLMMYCRPANDYLPNPESCLITGITPQLCLEQGLPEHAFAARIEAELALPGTIGVGYNTIRFDDEITRFMFWRNLIDPYAREWQNECGRWDLLDVARMCHALRPDGIEWPVVDGKPSFRLEHLTRANGLAHEAAHDALSDVRATIALARLIRSRQPRLFDFALSLHRKERVAAELRLPATAQTARPFLHVSGMFAAERGCLAVMWPLASHPRNKNELLAWDLAHDPAELTALSADEIRQRLFTRAADLPEGVTRLPLKTVHLNKSPMVVGNVNTLTPALAQRWGLDLAQAARHAEAARALPDMSAIWAKVFQRPQEEPLDVDQDLYGGFLGNEDRRRLNRLRALSGEELAHERPGFDDPRLAELVWRYRARNFPQTLSPEEQERWEAHRTAMLVEGQGGGLSFDALFEQLDTLGAEAEDERSQEILGAVYDYAESIAPGME from the coding sequence ATGCACACCTTTCTCTGGCACGACTACGAAACCTTTGGCGCCGACACGCGCCGCGATCGCCCGGCGCAGTTTGCCGCCATACGCACCGATGCCGAGCTCAACGAGATCGGCACGCCGCTGATGATGTATTGCCGGCCGGCCAACGACTATCTGCCCAACCCCGAGTCCTGTCTGATCACCGGCATCACGCCCCAGCTGTGCCTGGAGCAGGGCCTGCCCGAGCATGCCTTCGCCGCGCGCATAGAGGCCGAGCTGGCGCTGCCCGGCACGATTGGCGTGGGCTACAACACCATACGCTTCGACGACGAGATCACGCGCTTCATGTTCTGGCGCAACCTCATCGACCCCTATGCGCGCGAATGGCAGAACGAATGCGGCCGCTGGGATCTGCTCGACGTGGCGCGCATGTGCCACGCACTGCGCCCCGACGGCATCGAGTGGCCCGTGGTGGATGGCAAGCCGAGCTTTCGCCTTGAGCATCTGACGCGCGCCAACGGCCTGGCGCACGAGGCCGCGCACGACGCGCTGTCCGACGTGCGCGCCACGATTGCGCTCGCGCGTCTGATACGCAGCCGCCAGCCCAGGCTGTTCGACTTTGCCCTGTCCCTGCACAGGAAGGAGCGCGTGGCCGCCGAGCTGCGCCTGCCGGCCACGGCGCAGACGGCGCGGCCGTTCCTGCATGTCTCGGGCATGTTTGCGGCCGAGCGCGGCTGTCTTGCCGTGATGTGGCCGCTGGCCAGCCACCCCCGGAACAAGAACGAACTGCTGGCCTGGGACCTGGCGCATGACCCGGCCGAGCTCACAGCGCTGTCGGCCGACGAGATCCGCCAGCGCCTGTTCACGCGCGCGGCCGATCTGCCCGAGGGCGTGACGCGCCTGCCGCTCAAGACCGTGCACCTGAACAAGTCGCCCATGGTGGTGGGCAATGTGAACACGCTCACGCCCGCCCTGGCCCAGCGCTGGGGCCTGGACCTGGCGCAGGCCGCGCGCCATGCCGAGGCCGCGCGCGCCCTGCCCGACATGAGCGCGATCTGGGCCAAGGTGTTCCAGCGGCCGCAGGAAGAGCCGCTGGACGTGGATCAGGACCTCTATGGCGGCTTTCTGGGCAACGAGGACCGCCGGCGCCTGAACCGCCTGCGCGCCCTGTCGGGGGAGGAGCTGGCCCACGAGCGTCCGGGCTTTGACGACCCGCGCCTGGCCGAGCTGGTCTGGCGCTACCGCGCGCGCAACTTCCCACAGACCCTGTCGCCCGAGGAGCAGGAGCGCTGGGAGGCGCACCGCACGGCCATGCTGGTCGAGGGGCAGGGCGGGGGCCTGAGCTTCGACGCACTGTTCGAGCAGCTCGACACCCTGGGCGCCGAGGCCGAGGACGAGCGCAGCCAGGAGATTCTTGGCGCCGTGTACGACTATGCAGAAAGCATCGCCCCCGGCATGGAGTGA
- a CDS encoding NAD-dependent protein deacetylase, translating to MQKASPPAWSDRAGAQATQDAQEAQEALSAFVRTHARLFVLTGAGCSTAAGIPDYRDQNGHWKRPQPVTYQAFMGDEATRRRYWARSMLGWPVMARARPGAAHHALARLEQAGRIALLLTQNVDGLHRAAGNRQTLDLHGCIDTVRCMHCEARSPRAQLQAELLRRNPGWAGLRAGAAPDGDADLEGRDFSGFDVPACAQCGRGPLKPDVVFFGESVPRARVDAAHAALARSDAMLVAGSSLMVFSGYRFVLEAVRRGLPVAAVNQGRTRADDLLALKVELDVGAALQAVTQALQGS from the coding sequence ATGCAGAAAGCATCGCCCCCGGCATGGAGTGACCGCGCGGGCGCGCAGGCGACGCAGGACGCGCAGGAGGCGCAGGAGGCACTTTCGGCCTTTGTGCGCACGCATGCGCGCCTGTTCGTCCTCACCGGCGCGGGCTGCAGCACGGCGGCGGGCATACCCGACTACCGTGACCAGAACGGCCACTGGAAGCGTCCGCAGCCCGTGACCTACCAGGCCTTCATGGGCGACGAGGCCACGCGCCGGCGCTACTGGGCGCGCAGCATGCTGGGCTGGCCGGTGATGGCGCGGGCAAGGCCCGGCGCCGCGCATCACGCACTTGCGCGGCTCGAGCAGGCGGGCCGCATTGCGCTGCTGCTCACGCAGAACGTGGACGGGCTGCACCGCGCCGCCGGCAACCGGCAGACGCTGGACCTGCACGGCTGCATAGACACCGTGCGCTGCATGCACTGCGAGGCACGCAGCCCGCGCGCGCAGCTGCAGGCCGAGCTGCTGCGGCGCAATCCCGGCTGGGCCGGGCTGCGGGCGGGCGCGGCCCCCGATGGGGACGCGGACCTCGAGGGGCGCGATTTCTCCGGCTTCGACGTGCCGGCCTGCGCGCAATGCGGGCGCGGTCCGCTCAAGCCGGACGTGGTGTTCTTCGGCGAAAGCGTGCCCCGCGCGCGCGTGGACGCCGCCCATGCGGCGCTGGCGCGCTCCGATGCCATGCTCGTGGCCGGCTCATCGCTCATGGTGTTTTCGGGCTACCGCTTCGTGCTCGAGGCGGTGCGGCGGGGCCTGCCCGTGGCGGCCGTGAACCAGGGGCGCACGCGCGCCGACGATCTGTTGGCCCTGAAGGTGGAGCTGGATGTGGGCGCGGCCCTGCAGGCCGTGACGCAGGCGCTTCAGGGGTCGTGA
- a CDS encoding cytochrome D1 domain-containing protein, which translates to MRTRKLASLVALAVSSMALSAIAQEPAKPGGPTTDVKSPQAQYESAPYATTGAEMHKSSIAKAPPMTEAEFQKARQIYFERCAGCHGVLRKGATGKPLTPDITNERGIDYVKTFIAYGSPAGMPNWLTSGDFDEATVDLMARYVMHEPPTPPEFSLADMEATRKEYIPVSQRPTKKMNKYNIENIFSVTLRDDGTIALIDGDTKEIINIVKTGYAVHISRLSASGRYLYVIGRDARVNLIDLWMEKPDNVAEIKVGLEARSVETSKFKGWEDKIAIAGTYWPPQFVLMDGDTLKPRKIVGTRGMDINNEYHPEPRVAAIVSSHKKPEFLVNAKETGKIWMVDYTDLTNLKTKQIDTAKFLHDGGFDASGRYFLTAANASNKIVVVDTQESKLEAIVDVGKTPHPGRGANFKHPKFGPVWATSGLGDESISLIGTDPKGHKANAWKVVQTLEGQGGGSLFIKTHPKSNNLWVDTTLNPDPKLSQSVAVFDIRDLSKKPEIIDIAACANIQDDGAKRVVQPEYNKAGTEVWFSVWSAKNKKSAIVVVDDKTRKCKTVIDDPRLITPTGKFNVYNTQHDVY; encoded by the coding sequence ATGAGAACCCGCAAGCTGGCGAGCCTGGTGGCCTTGGCCGTTTCCTCCATGGCGCTTTCGGCCATCGCACAAGAACCGGCCAAGCCGGGCGGTCCCACGACCGATGTCAAGAGCCCACAGGCGCAGTACGAATCCGCCCCCTATGCCACCACTGGCGCGGAAATGCACAAGAGCAGCATTGCCAAGGCGCCCCCGATGACCGAGGCCGAATTCCAGAAGGCGCGCCAGATCTACTTCGAGCGCTGCGCCGGCTGCCACGGCGTGCTGCGCAAGGGCGCCACCGGCAAGCCCCTGACGCCCGACATCACGAACGAGCGCGGCATCGACTATGTGAAGACCTTCATCGCCTACGGCTCGCCGGCCGGCATGCCCAACTGGCTGACCTCGGGCGACTTCGACGAGGCCACGGTGGACCTGATGGCGCGCTACGTCATGCACGAGCCGCCCACGCCGCCCGAGTTCTCTCTGGCGGACATGGAGGCCACGCGCAAGGAATACATCCCGGTGAGCCAGCGCCCCACCAAGAAGATGAACAAGTACAACATCGAGAACATCTTCTCGGTGACCCTGCGTGACGACGGCACGATCGCCCTGATCGACGGCGACACCAAGGAAATCATCAACATCGTCAAGACCGGCTACGCGGTGCACATCTCGCGCCTGTCGGCATCGGGCCGCTACCTCTATGTGATCGGCCGTGACGCGCGCGTCAACCTGATCGACCTGTGGATGGAAAAGCCCGACAACGTGGCCGAGATCAAGGTAGGCCTGGAGGCGCGTTCGGTGGAAACCTCCAAGTTCAAGGGCTGGGAGGACAAGATCGCCATCGCCGGCACCTACTGGCCGCCCCAGTTCGTGCTGATGGACGGTGACACGCTCAAGCCGCGCAAGATCGTCGGCACGCGTGGCATGGACATCAACAACGAGTACCACCCCGAGCCGCGCGTGGCCGCCATCGTCTCCAGCCACAAGAAGCCCGAGTTCCTGGTCAACGCCAAGGAAACCGGCAAGATCTGGATGGTGGACTACACCGATCTGACCAACCTCAAGACCAAGCAGATCGACACCGCCAAGTTCCTGCACGACGGTGGCTTCGACGCCTCGGGCCGCTACTTCCTGACCGCTGCCAACGCCTCGAACAAGATCGTCGTGGTCGACACCCAGGAGAGCAAGCTCGAAGCCATCGTGGACGTGGGCAAGACACCCCACCCCGGCCGTGGCGCGAACTTCAAGCATCCCAAGTTCGGTCCCGTGTGGGCCACCTCGGGCCTGGGTGACGAGAGCATCTCGCTCATCGGCACCGATCCCAAGGGCCACAAGGCCAACGCCTGGAAGGTCGTGCAGACGCTCGAAGGCCAGGGCGGCGGCTCGCTGTTCATCAAGACCCACCCCAAGTCCAACAACCTGTGGGTGGACACGACGCTGAACCCCGACCCCAAGCTGAGCCAGAGCGTGGCCGTGTTCGACATCCGTGATCTGAGCAAGAAGCCCGAGATCATCGACATCGCCGCCTGCGCCAACATCCAGGACGACGGCGCCAAGCGCGTGGTGCAGCCCGAGTACAACAAGGCCGGCACCGAGGTCTGGTTCTCCGTCTGGAGCGCCAAGAACAAGAAGTCCGCCATCGTGGTGGTGGACGACAAGACCCGCAAGTGCAAGACGGTGATCGACGATCCGCGCCTGATCACCCCCACCGGCAAGTTCAACGTCTACAACACCCAGCACGACGTGTACTGA
- a CDS encoding TonB-dependent hemoglobin/transferrin/lactoferrin family receptor — MALACAHFGIHAQTAGRAHASLPTVVVSSGQNNLLAEDLPLTADVIEGDKLGEQQTHTLRQALQDLPNVAVRSTPARVGVGAAGNAFARDGNMGINIRGLGGNRVLMTVDGIRMPRSYVSRSAMFDREYLSLELFKRVELIRGPAAAQYGGDGMAGVVNFITHDPQDFLKAEEGAAPRAVGGRVALGWSQDDRGFVETGSVAGRASDRLQWMLTATARQSHALDNMGSNAADDNRRTRPDPTDNRDAAVLGKIVWKPEARQRHVFTLEHTQKDSEVQMLSSRGLDGRTGNTILGEDTDLTVQRTRVAWDARFGVTSDWADHLRTVVSAQKASSHRLGNSHVQRVTPTPGPVVHRVRDNRYDERTWQLGLQADKVLRSGDWAHRLVYGLDYVRSRITNLYDGQGVVDPAETFPLKRFPDTRETMAGLYLQDETVVGDWTITPGLRIDHFSIDATGQTPLFPQPARSLSGQAVLPKLGVLYRATPVWSVFGQYATGYRAPEPGQLNDRFQLKVGPLNNVVIPNPDLRPERSRGLELGLRGRMERLNLDLVAFDTRYSNLIEDARLIGQTYTGALLTQNTFQTVNIARARIYGLEFKGGYDWGSVGEGRLRTTLAYGLTRGTDRTSGRPLNSVTPAQLSLGLRYDTAPWSLYADLRHYAAKREGDIDRDSIGNYDNGKKIVQFAPSAVTTLDLGAQWRITRGVRLNVALNNLTDRKYWMWPDVYGKAVTDPVLDAYTQPGRNARVSLVVDF, encoded by the coding sequence ATGGCTCTCGCTTGTGCCCATTTCGGCATCCATGCGCAGACGGCCGGCCGTGCGCACGCGAGCCTGCCGACCGTGGTTGTCAGCTCCGGGCAGAACAATCTGCTGGCCGAGGACCTGCCGCTGACGGCCGATGTGATCGAGGGCGACAAGCTGGGCGAGCAGCAGACGCACACGCTGCGCCAGGCCCTGCAGGACCTGCCCAACGTGGCGGTGCGCAGCACGCCGGCGCGCGTGGGCGTGGGCGCGGCGGGCAATGCCTTTGCGCGCGACGGCAACATGGGCATCAACATCCGCGGACTGGGCGGCAACCGCGTGCTGATGACGGTGGATGGCATCCGCATGCCGCGCAGCTATGTGTCGCGCTCCGCGATGTTCGACCGCGAATACCTGTCGCTCGAGCTGTTCAAGCGCGTGGAGCTGATCCGCGGCCCGGCCGCCGCGCAGTATGGCGGCGATGGCATGGCCGGCGTGGTGAACTTCATCACCCATGACCCGCAGGACTTCCTCAAGGCCGAGGAGGGCGCCGCGCCCAGGGCCGTGGGCGGGCGCGTGGCCCTGGGCTGGAGCCAGGACGACCGTGGCTTTGTTGAAACCGGCAGCGTCGCCGGCCGGGCCAGCGACCGCCTGCAATGGATGCTGACGGCCACGGCGCGCCAGTCCCATGCCCTCGACAACATGGGCAGCAACGCGGCCGACGACAACCGGCGCACGCGCCCCGACCCGACCGACAACCGCGACGCGGCCGTGCTGGGCAAGATCGTCTGGAAGCCCGAGGCGCGCCAGCGCCATGTGTTCACCCTGGAGCACACGCAGAAGGACAGCGAGGTGCAGATGCTCTCGAGCCGTGGCCTCGATGGCCGCACGGGCAACACCATCCTGGGCGAGGACACCGACCTCACGGTGCAGCGCACGCGCGTGGCCTGGGACGCGCGCTTCGGCGTCACCTCGGACTGGGCCGATCACCTGCGCACCGTGGTGTCGGCGCAGAAGGCCTCGTCGCACCGCCTGGGCAACAGCCATGTGCAGAGGGTCACGCCAACGCCAGGCCCGGTCGTGCACCGCGTCCGTGACAACCGCTACGACGAAAGAACCTGGCAGCTCGGCCTGCAGGCGGACAAGGTGCTGCGCTCGGGCGACTGGGCGCATCGCCTGGTCTATGGCCTGGACTATGTGCGCAGCCGCATCACCAACCTGTATGACGGCCAGGGCGTGGTGGACCCGGCCGAGACCTTCCCGCTCAAGCGCTTTCCGGACACGCGCGAGACCATGGCGGGCCTGTACCTGCAGGACGAGACCGTGGTCGGCGACTGGACCATCACGCCGGGCCTGCGCATCGACCATTTCTCCATCGACGCGACGGGCCAGACGCCGCTGTTTCCGCAGCCGGCGCGCTCGCTGTCGGGCCAGGCCGTGCTGCCCAAGCTGGGCGTGCTCTACCGCGCCACGCCGGTGTGGAGCGTGTTCGGCCAGTACGCCACGGGCTACCGCGCGCCCGAGCCGGGCCAGCTCAACGACCGCTTCCAGCTCAAGGTGGGGCCGCTGAACAACGTGGTCATCCCCAACCCCGACCTCAGGCCCGAGCGCAGCCGAGGGCTGGAGCTGGGCCTGCGCGGCCGCATGGAGCGGCTGAACCTGGATCTGGTGGCGTTCGATACGCGCTACTCCAACCTGATCGAGGATGCGCGCCTGATCGGGCAGACCTACACCGGAGCGCTGCTCACGCAGAACACGTTCCAGACCGTGAACATTGCGCGGGCGCGCATCTACGGCCTGGAGTTCAAGGGCGGCTACGACTGGGGCAGCGTGGGCGAGGGGCGCCTGCGCACCACGCTGGCCTATGGCCTGACGCGCGGCACCGACAGGACGAGCGGGCGGCCGCTGAACTCGGTCACGCCGGCGCAGCTGTCCCTGGGCCTGCGCTACGACACCGCGCCCTGGAGCCTGTATGCCGACCTGCGCCACTACGCGGCCAAGCGCGAGGGCGACATCGACCGCGACTCCATAGGCAACTACGACAACGGCAAGAAGATCGTGCAGTTCGCGCCCTCCGCAGTCACCACGCTGGACCTGGGCGCGCAGTGGCGCATCACGCGCGGCGTGCGCCTGAATGTGGCGCTGAACAACCTGACCGACCGCAAGTACTGGATGTGGCCGGACGTGTACGGCAAGGCCGTCACCGACCCCGTGCTCGACGCCTACACCCAGCCCGGGCGCAATGCGCGGGTGTCGCTGGTGGTGGATTTCTGA
- the upp gene encoding uracil phosphoribosyltransferase, with product MSNVHVITHPLVQHKLTLMRKKDASTNSFRRLLGELSTLMAYEVTRDMPLQDVQIETPLETMTAKVIDGKKLVLVSILRAGNGFLDGMLNVVPGARIGHIGLYRDPATLQPVEYYFKMPSEMSERDVIVVDPMLATGNSAAAAVERIKQLKPRSVKFVCLLAAPEGVATMQQAHPDVPIYTAAIDRELNDHGYILPGLGDAGDRIFGTK from the coding sequence ATGAGCAACGTCCACGTCATCACCCACCCGCTGGTGCAGCACAAGCTGACGCTGATGCGCAAGAAGGACGCCAGCACCAACAGCTTTCGCCGCCTGCTCGGCGAGCTGTCCACCCTCATGGCCTACGAGGTCACGCGCGACATGCCGCTGCAGGACGTGCAGATCGAAACCCCGCTCGAGACCATGACCGCCAAGGTCATCGACGGCAAGAAGCTGGTGCTGGTCTCCATACTGCGCGCGGGCAACGGCTTTCTCGACGGCATGCTCAACGTCGTGCCCGGCGCGCGCATAGGCCATATCGGCCTGTACCGCGACCCGGCGACGCTGCAGCCCGTGGAGTACTACTTCAAGATGCCGTCCGAGATGAGCGAGCGCGACGTGATCGTGGTCGACCCCATGCTCGCCACCGGCAACTCGGCCGCTGCCGCCGTCGAGCGCATCAAGCAGCTCAAGCCGCGCTCGGTCAAGTTCGTCTGCCTGCTGGCCGCGCCCGAGGGCGTGGCCACCATGCAGCAGGCCCACCCCGACGTGCCCATCTACACCGCCGCCATCGACCGCGAGCTCAACGACCACGGCTACATACTGCCGGGCCTGGGTGACGCGGGCGACCGCATCTTCGGCACCAAGTGA
- a CDS encoding glutathione binding-like protein: MIDLYYWTTPNGHKITLFLEESGLPYRIHPVNIGRGEQFAPDFLRIAPNNRIPAIVDQAPADGGSPLSVFESGAILLYLADKTGRFIPQDLRGRNEALQWLFWQMGGLGPMAGQNHHFVQYAPEPIAYAIERYVKETARLYGVLDRHLADGRAFIAGDYSIADMACYPWIVPHERQRQSLADFPHLAAWFERIRSRPATERAYALAQSIHSAPTVDKAARKHLFGQDASTVRPRT; this comes from the coding sequence ATGATCGACCTGTACTACTGGACCACGCCCAACGGCCACAAGATCACGCTGTTCCTGGAGGAGTCGGGCCTGCCCTACCGCATCCACCCGGTGAACATCGGACGGGGCGAGCAGTTCGCACCCGACTTCCTGCGCATCGCACCGAACAACCGCATCCCGGCCATCGTCGACCAGGCGCCGGCCGATGGCGGCTCACCACTGTCGGTGTTCGAATCGGGCGCCATCCTGCTGTACCTGGCCGACAAGACCGGCCGCTTCATCCCGCAGGACCTGCGCGGGCGCAACGAGGCGCTGCAATGGCTGTTCTGGCAGATGGGAGGCCTGGGCCCCATGGCCGGGCAGAACCACCATTTCGTGCAGTACGCGCCCGAGCCCATCGCCTACGCCATCGAGCGCTATGTGAAGGAAACCGCGCGCCTGTACGGCGTGCTCGACCGGCATCTGGCCGACGGGCGCGCCTTCATTGCGGGCGACTATTCCATCGCCGACATGGCCTGCTACCCCTGGATCGTGCCGCACGAGCGCCAGCGCCAGAGCCTGGCGGACTTCCCGCATCTGGCCGCCTGGTTCGAGCGCATCCGCAGCCGCCCCGCGACCGAACGCGCCTATGCCCTGGCCCAGTCCATCCACAGCGCCCCGACCGTGGACAAAGCCGCCAGGAAACACCTGTTCGGCCAGGATGCGAGCACGGTACGGCCGCGCACCTGA
- a CDS encoding helicase HerA-like domain-containing protein, with product MAEPLLIAQRDSTQCHLLPGLANRHGLITGATGTGKTVTLQQLAEQFSRIGVPVFMADVKGDLTGISQKGSVGDKLAKVLTERGLPLPEPIACPTTLWDVFGSQGHPVRATISDMGPLLLGRMLNLNETQLGVLNLVFKIADDNGLLLLDLKDLRAMLTYVGDNAKEFTTEYGNISSASVGAIQRGLLAIESQGGDQFFGEPMLNIEDFMQTVDGRGVINILAADRLMNSPRLYATFLLWMLSELFEQLPEIGDPEQPKLVFFFDEAHLLFNEAPKVLVERIELVVRLVRSKGVGVYFVTQNPLDIPDSVLAQLGNRVQHALRAFTPRDQKAVKATATTMRPKAGLDIEAAITELAVGEALVSFLDAKGRPSETERVYVLPPGSQIGPITDGERRALLAGSLVAGTYDQPVDRESAYEKLRGRADEAAGNAAARQGQAQPEGGGLMDGLNDVLFGSTGPRGGKKDGLVQTMAKSAVRTMGTSLGREILRGVLGGIFGGKRR from the coding sequence ATGGCCGAACCCCTATTGATTGCACAGCGCGACTCCACCCAATGCCACCTGCTGCCGGGCCTGGCCAACCGCCATGGCCTGATCACGGGCGCCACGGGCACGGGCAAGACGGTGACGCTGCAGCAGCTTGCCGAACAGTTCTCGCGCATCGGCGTGCCCGTGTTCATGGCCGACGTCAAGGGCGACCTCACGGGCATCAGCCAGAAGGGCAGCGTGGGCGACAAGCTGGCCAAGGTGCTGACCGAGCGCGGCCTGCCCCTGCCCGAACCCATTGCCTGCCCCACGACGCTGTGGGACGTGTTCGGAAGCCAGGGCCACCCGGTGCGCGCCACCATCTCGGACATGGGGCCGCTCTTGCTCGGGCGCATGCTCAATCTGAACGAGACGCAGCTCGGCGTGCTCAACCTGGTGTTCAAGATCGCCGACGACAACGGCCTGCTGCTGCTCGATCTCAAGGACCTGCGCGCCATGCTCACCTACGTGGGCGACAACGCCAAGGAGTTCACCACCGAGTACGGCAACATCAGCAGCGCCAGCGTGGGCGCCATACAGCGCGGCCTGCTGGCCATCGAGTCCCAGGGCGGCGACCAGTTCTTCGGCGAGCCCATGCTCAACATCGAGGACTTCATGCAGACCGTGGACGGCCGTGGCGTGATCAACATCCTCGCGGCCGACAGACTCATGAATTCGCCGCGCCTGTATGCCACCTTTCTGCTGTGGATGCTGTCCGAGCTGTTCGAGCAGCTGCCCGAGATCGGCGACCCCGAGCAGCCCAAGCTCGTGTTCTTCTTCGACGAGGCCCACCTCTTGTTCAACGAGGCGCCCAAGGTGCTCGTCGAGCGCATCGAGCTCGTCGTGCGCCTGGTGCGCTCCAAGGGCGTGGGCGTGTACTTCGTGACGCAGAACCCGCTCGACATCCCCGACAGCGTGCTGGCCCAGCTGGGCAACCGCGTGCAGCACGCGCTGCGCGCCTTCACCCCGCGCGACCAGAAGGCCGTGAAGGCCACGGCCACCACCATGCGCCCGAAGGCGGGCCTGGACATCGAGGCCGCCATCACCGAGCTGGCCGTGGGCGAGGCGCTCGTGAGCTTTCTCGACGCCAAGGGGCGCCCGAGCGAGACCGAGCGCGTCTACGTGCTGCCCCCGGGCAGCCAGATCGGCCCGATCACGGATGGCGAGCGGCGCGCCCTGCTCGCGGGCTCGCTCGTCGCCGGCACCTACGACCAGCCCGTGGACCGCGAGTCTGCCTACGAGAAGCTGCGCGGCCGCGCCGACGAGGCGGCCGGCAACGCCGCGGCCCGCCAGGGCCAGGCCCAGCCCGAGGGCGGCGGGCTGATGGACGGCCTGAACGACGTACTGTTCGGCAGCACCGGCCCGCGCGGCGGCAAGAAGGACGGCCTGGTGCAGACCATGGCCAAGTCCGCCGTGCGCACCATGGGCACCAGCCTGGGCAGGGAGATTCTGCGCGGCGTGCTCGGCGGCATCTTCGGCGGCAAGAGGCGCTGA